From Vigna radiata var. radiata cultivar VC1973A unplaced genomic scaffold, Vradiata_ver6 scaffold_23, whole genome shotgun sequence, the proteins below share one genomic window:
- the LOC106778570 gene encoding uncharacterized protein LOC106778570, producing the protein MASTVFTYPSLQLHIHSQKASNPSEFSIHSQPRKQFSIRCTSLESSPPEDDFLTPDPSFSTVNSEESFPIEKRRRSEIVRERRGKKLVQPEPPNFEIGWKRTKEIKQEVPVGYVIADFLEKLETLMGKQFGSAELLAKVGEIVAERAREEAEVLMDEGKVEERMVTELFRVLKLMEMDLAMVKAAVKEETLEERLEQAKARCRQAILVAYSF; encoded by the coding sequence ATGGCTTCCACAGTGTTCACATATCCTTCTCTTCAGCTTCACATCCACTCACAAAAAGCATCAAATCCATCAGAGTTTTCCATTCACAGCCAACCCAGAAAGCAGTTTTCCATTAGATGCACATCTCTGGAATCCAGTCCTCCTGAGGATGATTTTCTAACCCCAGACCCTTCCTTCAGCACAGTGAACAGTGAAGAGTCTTTTCCCATTGAGAAGAGAAGGAGGTCAGAGATAGTGAGGGAGAGAAGGGGAAAGAAACTTGTGCAGCCTGAGCCTCCAAACTTTGAAATTGGATGGAAGAGGACAAAAGAGATAAAGCAAGAGGTGCCAGTTGGGTATGTCATAGCTGACTTCTTGGAGAAGCTAGAGACCCTCATGGGGAAGCAGTTTGGATCAGCAGAACTGCTGGCAAAGGTGGGAGAAATTGTGGCTGAGAGGGCAAGAGAAGAGGCTGAGGTTCTAATGGATGAAGGGAAAGTGGAGGAGAGAATGGTGACAGAACTGTTCAGAGTGTTGAAGCTGATGGAGATGGATTTGGCTATGGTTAAGGCTGCTGTCAAGGAGGAAACATTGGAAGAAAGGCTTGAGCAGGCCAAGGCAAGGTGCAGGCAAGCCATACTTGTTGCTTATTCCTTTTGA
- the LOC106778495 gene encoding pentatricopeptide repeat-containing protein At4g04790, mitochondrial isoform X1: MQVRSIRNLSTGFRRSASKGATSKPQPSSSSSSTSLCLSELDEDFTLSSLKLKQPSDSGDSANGVFKHISSIFHAGKSAKKPGSTEIDGAKEFERMQNLSWLSSISQNNILLQRKEQSHKKKQKYVFEVSQENRFQKLVEVSAKMLGPEATLELFGKLGRKPDAKGYSALVEMCIDKARETDDEGIAIELGKVFNLFKSMREQGLELEEQTYCPLLLFIIDMRMVEEFQFFYVIIKEENPGSVARLGYYEMLLWLRVNNEEKIQSICNYIAENDSEDMSDIRENVLLALCESERTEEILKLLEIIDIKDLSSAESVAMVFQALGRLLLEPVAEKFLFYLKNSDHEANNVTNFIACYVVSIPNLLVEDVKKKFKDLHQRLEVSPSSSSYEKIILHSCALHKVHVALDIVNEMCEAGLTLSTEVLHSMLQICDETSEYNLKNIIDGVRVLEHMPCADIKPDS; this comes from the exons ATGCAAGTGCGCTCCATTCGAAATCTAAGCACTGGGTTCCGACGTTCAGCCTCCAAAGGTGCCACATCCAAACCTcaaccttcatcttcttcttcttcaacctcGTTATGCCTTTCGGAACTTGATGAGGATTTCACGCTCTCAAGCCTCAAGCTTAAACAACCCTCTGATTCGG GTGATTCGGCTAACGGGGTGTTTAagcatatttcttctattttccaTG CTGGTAAGTCAGCCAAGAAACCTGGTTCTACGGAAATTGATGGGGCAAAGGAGTTTGAAAGAATGCAAAATCTATCGTGGTTGTCGAGCATCTCTCAGAACAATATATTATTGCAACGGAAAGAGCAAtctcataaaaagaaacaaaaatatgtgtTTGAAGTCTCTCAAGAAAACCGTTTTCAGAAGTTAGTTGAAGTCTCTGCAAAAATGCTAGGACCAGAGGCTACCCTTGAATTGTTTGGTAAACTTGGACGAAAACCAGATGCGAAAGGATACAGTGCATTGGTAGAAATGTGCATAGATAAAGCCAGGGAAACTGATGATGAAGGCATCGCAATAGAACTGGGGAAggtttttaacctttttaaatcAATGAGGGAACAAGGTTTAGAGCTAGAGGAGCAGACGTATTGCCCActtcttttgtttataattgatATGCGTATGGTTGAGGAGTTTCAGTTTTTCTATGTTATTATCAAAGAGGAGAATCCCGGTTCAGTTGCAAGGCTGGGTTACTATGAAATGTTGTTGTGGTTGAGAGTTAATAACGAAGAAAAGATTCAGAGTATTTGTAATTATATTGCAGAGAATGACAGTGAGGACATGTCTGATATACGAG AGAATGTTCTGTTGGCTCTTTGTGAAAGTGAACGGACAGAGGAGATTTTGAAGCTGTTGGAAATCATAGACATAAAAGACCTTTCATCTGCTGAATCTGTAGCAATGGTATTTCAGGCATTAGGAAGATTACTATTGGAACCTGTGGCAGAGAAGTTccttttttacttaaaaaatagtG ATCATGAAGCAAATAATGTTACAAACTTCATTGCTTGCTATGTTGTTAGCATTCCAAATTTATTG GTTGAGGAtgtcaaaaaaaagttcaaaGACTTGCACCAAAGACTAGAAGTTTCACCTTCATCCTCATCATACGAGAAGATCATTTTACATAGCTGTGCATTGCACAAG GTGCATGTAGCACTTGATATTGTCAATGAAATGTGTGAAGCAGGTTTGACTCTATCAACTGAGGTATTACACTCAATGTTACAAATTTGTGACGAAACATCTGAATATAATTTG AAAAACATCATTGATGGGGTGAGGGTCCTTGAGCACATGCCTTGTGCTGATATAAAACCGGATTCATAG
- the LOC106778495 gene encoding pentatricopeptide repeat-containing protein At4g04790, mitochondrial isoform X2: protein MQVRSIRNLSTGFRRSASKGATSKPQPSSSSSSTSLCLSELDEDFTLSSLKLKQPSDSGDSANGVFKHISSIFHAGKSAKKPGSTEIDGAKEFERMQNLSWLSSISQNNILLQRKEQSHKKKQKYVFEVSQENRFQKLVEVSAKMLGPEATLELFGKLGRKPDAKGYSALVEMCIDKARETDDEGIAIELGKVFNLFKSMREQGLELEEQTYCPLLLFIIDMRMVEEFQFFYVIIKEENPGSVARLGYYEMLLWLRVNNEEKIQSICNYIAENDSEDMSDIRENVLLALCESERTEEILKLLEIIDIKDLSSAESVAMVFQALGRLLLEPVAEKFLFYLKNSDHEANNVTNFIACYVVSIPNLLVEDVKKKFKDLHQRLEVSPSSSSYEKIILHSCALHKKNIIDGVRVLEHMPCADIKPDS from the exons ATGCAAGTGCGCTCCATTCGAAATCTAAGCACTGGGTTCCGACGTTCAGCCTCCAAAGGTGCCACATCCAAACCTcaaccttcatcttcttcttcttcaacctcGTTATGCCTTTCGGAACTTGATGAGGATTTCACGCTCTCAAGCCTCAAGCTTAAACAACCCTCTGATTCGG GTGATTCGGCTAACGGGGTGTTTAagcatatttcttctattttccaTG CTGGTAAGTCAGCCAAGAAACCTGGTTCTACGGAAATTGATGGGGCAAAGGAGTTTGAAAGAATGCAAAATCTATCGTGGTTGTCGAGCATCTCTCAGAACAATATATTATTGCAACGGAAAGAGCAAtctcataaaaagaaacaaaaatatgtgtTTGAAGTCTCTCAAGAAAACCGTTTTCAGAAGTTAGTTGAAGTCTCTGCAAAAATGCTAGGACCAGAGGCTACCCTTGAATTGTTTGGTAAACTTGGACGAAAACCAGATGCGAAAGGATACAGTGCATTGGTAGAAATGTGCATAGATAAAGCCAGGGAAACTGATGATGAAGGCATCGCAATAGAACTGGGGAAggtttttaacctttttaaatcAATGAGGGAACAAGGTTTAGAGCTAGAGGAGCAGACGTATTGCCCActtcttttgtttataattgatATGCGTATGGTTGAGGAGTTTCAGTTTTTCTATGTTATTATCAAAGAGGAGAATCCCGGTTCAGTTGCAAGGCTGGGTTACTATGAAATGTTGTTGTGGTTGAGAGTTAATAACGAAGAAAAGATTCAGAGTATTTGTAATTATATTGCAGAGAATGACAGTGAGGACATGTCTGATATACGAG AGAATGTTCTGTTGGCTCTTTGTGAAAGTGAACGGACAGAGGAGATTTTGAAGCTGTTGGAAATCATAGACATAAAAGACCTTTCATCTGCTGAATCTGTAGCAATGGTATTTCAGGCATTAGGAAGATTACTATTGGAACCTGTGGCAGAGAAGTTccttttttacttaaaaaatagtG ATCATGAAGCAAATAATGTTACAAACTTCATTGCTTGCTATGTTGTTAGCATTCCAAATTTATTG GTTGAGGAtgtcaaaaaaaagttcaaaGACTTGCACCAAAGACTAGAAGTTTCACCTTCATCCTCATCATACGAGAAGATCATTTTACATAGCTGTGCATTGCACAAG AAAAACATCATTGATGGGGTGAGGGTCCTTGAGCACATGCCTTGTGCTGATATAAAACCGGATTCATAG